A region of the Callithrix jacchus isolate 240 chromosome 10, calJac240_pri, whole genome shotgun sequence genome:
TGACTCCAGATTCCCTCCACTCCTTGGCTCCCAGGATTGTGGGCACCACTGGTGACATTTTGTGTCTCTCTGTAACCCCCCACCTACCTGAAGTGGGATCATTAAAGTAATAGTTATCTGTGGCACAACTCCTGTTTGTCAAAAGTACATTAAACTTCCAGCAACTTTTCATGCCACCCTGGCAAATGAATCCATCAAAGTGTTTACAGAAATTGCAATGTCGAATCCCTAAAAAAGAGATGCACTTTAAAGGACAGCAGTAGGGAAAGTGATTGTGCTTCAGAAGTCTGTCCCCACCTGGAAACATTTATATCGGGGTGGTGCAAACCTCATGAGAAGAAAGTTGACACTACTCCCAGCCTCCATCAGGGGCCCTTATTCCCTTGATTGGGTAACAGCTATGAACCCCAAAGAAGTCAGGGACCCTCTCAAGTctaggaaggaaagaagacactGGAGTATTGAGTGGGGAGAGGACAATGTGTAAAGAACGCAAGAATCTCTCCCTCATTGTGGCATTATTTGTCCAAAAGTGACAAACCAACTACACCGTACATCTCCATGTCAGGACTCTGTCTCctgtgaagagaagaaaaattgtcCATAAATTATTTTACAGCAGCCCCAAAAGCCAAGTATAGaaatccctttctccctctccataCATGCTCTCACCACCCATTCGTGGGTCCCTCTTCAGAGCTCACCCTCATCCATAAAAAGCACTAGGACCATGCCCAGCAGAAGCAACCGGCACATCCTGGGGCCTGTTCCTAAAAACACCCCAGTGGGAGGTTCCAGCAGTATTTATTCTCATCACCTGCCCTCAGGCATCCCACTGGAATCACATAATCATAAATTTCAGCTCAAACCACCTGAATCTGCTCTACAACGTTCCCAGAAGAGGGTACATCCTGTCTGCATTTGCATTCCTCCAGCTACTTGGAACTCAGCCCACCCAGACATCCCATTTCATTTTATGATAAGATATTAATACATATTGGCATAGAAGCTCtttgtttgtgttttcatatGTTGGTCTACATAGAACATCTCTAACTCCACATCCACATGACCCCCTTTCATCTAAGCATCTGTGAAAGAGTTCGTCCTTTTCAGGCACTACAACCTTCCTGGATTATCACCTTGGCATGACCTCCAGTGGAACTTTGACCCTCACAGTGAGGCATCAGGAACAGAGTCAATACTCCAGATATAGTCTGTCTCCCACTGTAGAACACATTGTTGATGGATGAGATGAATAGGACAGGCCAGGATAAAGTGGGGAATATGTGAAGACCATCTCAGCTTCTCCTGTGctttattcatccattttttttcaagagagaCAAAGATCATAAATTACTCCAGTGGGAGAAATTTACACTGCTGTTATGGTGACAAAAAGGAAGATCTATTTGGATTGGTCTTTGGAAAGGGTACATAGAAGGGAAGTTAGGGAAGGCTGGAGATGAGTTTTTCTATTGGTTCCCTGACTTTTCCTTACTTCCTCCAGAAGATGTCATACTTTCCTGCCACCCCTCTTTCTGCTCTCAGCTGCCACTTTCTCCATGAGGCATTTCTTGACCACCATATACATAAAAGACCAAAACTCCCTAACCGCACTTCCTTGTCCCTTCCCTCCTTGGTTTTTCTCCAGGGTACTTAACTCAATTTGTGCACCTATAACTTTTccttatgtgtgtgcatgttgttTCTCTTCCCTCACAAGATGAAAACACCCAGGTTTCAAATGTTGCATTCACTGCTTTCTCCATAGTACCTATAATTATGCCCTGCATACATCAGATCAtcagaaacattttataaaaatattaatggtgTGACTGGATACAGGTAACCTGAGAGGCACAAGGGAAGGGTACAAAAGTCTTTCTATTGACAGTCTCTAATTCCACTTGATATGATAAAATTCCTAGCCTTAACCTTGCAGTTAGCAGTCACTACAGAGAAGGCAGGCAATGGTAATGGCAGATTCCCTTGTGGTGAATACAGAGTGGGGGTGGGGCCCATTTATCTGAGTGGACTCATTCCCATTGCTCAATATATACTGTGCTACGTGTCAATTACAATCCTTCACATAATCCTATGAAGGTATTCCCCACACACCTGGGATGGATGTCCAAGTATGCTAcccacttgctgtgtgaccctaaatatgttaattagcctctctgtgcctctgtgacCTAATAGATAAAAATAAGGACCATCACAGGTATATCTGAGGTAGTTGTTAATAAATTTACACATAGGGAAGGGGacaaaacaaacatttgttaAGGCTCTACTTGACACTAGACATTCTTCTGGGAATGTTACTCACTTGATCTCTTTGAATTTTCTGAACTACCTGGCGGGCTGAAAATGATTGACCTCATCTTACAGATGATGACCAAAGATTCTTGAAGTTGAAGTGTTCTTCCTAGGGTAACAAGGTGTGCATCTGATTAAATAGGACATTATCTGTTCATTTCACCACAATGTTTACAGTCTGGAGAGGGGTTCCTAGAGCTGGAGGTCCAGGTGAGTCTCCT
Encoded here:
- the PATE2 gene encoding prostate and testis expressed protein 2 — translated: MCRLLLLGMVLVLFMDEGDRVLTWRWIRHCNFCKHFDGFICQGGMKSCWKFNVLLTNRSCATDNYYFNDPTSGRYLFRYTTLSCRPCDEGMFQEFHDLLRETTCCINHNRCNTGRDNPDITRILGAEAQNEIVYGPLN